A single window of Microbacterium oryzae DNA harbors:
- a CDS encoding NAD-dependent succinate-semialdehyde dehydrogenase produces MTNDRENTLLASVPTRLFIGGEWVDAPEGATFDVRDPATNEVIARVADASADDATRALDAAVAAQDAWAATAPRTRGEILRRAWELVQERKEDIALLMTLEMGKPLAEARGEVGYGGEFLRWFSEEAVRITGRYGLNPEGTGRMVVSQRPVGPSFFITPWNFPFAMATRKIAPALAAGCTVVIKPPQLTPLTTLFFTQLLADAGVPAGVVNVVTSASSRRVSEPIISDPRLRKLSFTGSTEVGRKLIAQAAEGVLRVSMELGGNAPFVVFEDADLDKAVEGALAAKFRNIGQACTAANRFIVHSSVAEEFAAKITERVQEMRIGRGTEDGVAIGPLIDGDAVAKADELVTDATERGATLLTGGDKLEGPGTFYAPTVITGVQPGSAILREEIFGPVLAIATFDTEDDAVRLANDTEYGLVSYVYTQDLARGHRMIDRLETGMMGLNAGVVSNAAAPFGGVKQSGVGREGGFEGIHEYLSTKYTLIPND; encoded by the coding sequence ATGACGAACGACCGCGAGAACACGCTGCTGGCCTCCGTCCCGACCCGTCTGTTCATCGGAGGGGAGTGGGTCGACGCCCCCGAGGGCGCGACCTTCGACGTCCGCGACCCCGCCACGAACGAGGTCATCGCCCGCGTCGCCGACGCCTCCGCCGATGACGCCACCCGCGCTCTCGACGCCGCCGTCGCCGCGCAGGACGCGTGGGCCGCCACCGCTCCGCGCACCCGCGGCGAGATCCTCCGCCGCGCGTGGGAGCTCGTGCAGGAGCGCAAGGAGGACATCGCGCTCCTGATGACCCTCGAGATGGGCAAGCCGCTCGCCGAGGCCCGCGGCGAGGTCGGCTACGGCGGGGAGTTCCTCCGCTGGTTCAGCGAGGAGGCCGTGCGCATCACCGGCCGCTACGGCCTCAACCCCGAGGGCACCGGCCGGATGGTCGTGTCGCAGCGACCGGTCGGGCCGTCGTTCTTCATCACGCCGTGGAACTTCCCGTTCGCGATGGCCACCCGCAAGATCGCCCCGGCCCTCGCGGCCGGCTGCACCGTGGTCATCAAGCCCCCGCAGCTGACCCCGCTCACCACGCTGTTCTTCACGCAGCTGCTCGCCGACGCCGGCGTGCCCGCCGGCGTCGTGAACGTCGTGACCTCGGCGTCGTCGCGCCGCGTGTCGGAGCCGATCATCTCCGACCCGCGCCTGCGCAAGCTGTCGTTCACCGGCTCGACCGAGGTGGGCCGCAAGCTCATCGCGCAGGCTGCCGAGGGCGTGCTGCGCGTGTCGATGGAGCTCGGCGGCAACGCGCCGTTCGTCGTCTTCGAGGACGCCGACCTGGACAAGGCCGTGGAGGGCGCTCTCGCCGCGAAGTTCCGCAACATCGGCCAGGCCTGCACGGCCGCCAACCGCTTCATCGTGCACTCCTCGGTCGCCGAGGAGTTCGCCGCGAAGATCACCGAGCGCGTCCAGGAGATGCGCATCGGCCGCGGCACCGAGGACGGCGTGGCCATCGGCCCGCTCATCGACGGCGACGCCGTGGCGAAGGCCGACGAGCTCGTCACCGACGCCACCGAGCGCGGCGCGACCCTGCTCACGGGCGGCGACAAGCTCGAGGGCCCCGGCACGTTCTACGCGCCGACCGTCATCACCGGCGTGCAGCCGGGCAGCGCCATCCTGCGCGAGGAGATCTTCGGCCCCGTGCTGGCGATCGCCACGTTCGACACCGAGGACGACGCCGTTCGCCTCGCGAACGACACCGAGTACGGCCTCGTGTCGTACGTCTACACGCAGGACCTCGCGCGCGGCCACCGCATGATCGACCGCCTCGAGACCGGCATGATGGGCCTGAACGCGGGCGTCGTCTCGAACGCCGCTGCGCCGTTCGGCGGCGTCAAGCAGTCCGGCGTCGGCCGCGAGGGCGGCTTCGAGGGCATCCACGAGTACCTCTCCACGAAGTACACCCTCATCCCCAACGACTGA
- a CDS encoding NAD-dependent succinate-semialdehyde dehydrogenase — MSDYAVVDPATGETVAEYDTFTDEQIQDAIARAAEGHRTWSALPVAERAEAVRRAAQLHRDRRDDLAAIAVREMGKPLEAALGEVDFAADIIEYYADNAEAITGDQPIDILGEGSAVIRRSSLGVLFGIMPWNFPTYQVARFAGPNLIVGNTIILKHAPQCPESAAAIEQIFRDAGLPEGAYVNVYATNEQSATIIADPRVQGVSVTGSERAGSAVAALAGQHLKKVALELGGSDPFIVLSADDLDQVVQAAVDARLDNNGQACNGAKRFIVVDGLYEEFLTKFAAAMDAAKVGHPLEEDTVLGPLSSLAAAERLQEQVDRAVEQGARLVVGGTRDGAYFPGTVLTDVTPEMDVYREELFGPAGVVYRVADEEEAVRLANDTPFGLGSYVFTTDAEQAQRVADRIEAGMVYVNVVLADSPELPFGGVKRSGTSRELGLLAADEFVNKKLIRIG, encoded by the coding sequence ATGAGCGACTACGCCGTCGTCGACCCCGCCACGGGGGAGACCGTCGCCGAGTACGACACGTTCACCGACGAGCAGATCCAGGACGCGATCGCGCGCGCAGCGGAGGGCCACCGCACGTGGTCGGCGCTGCCGGTCGCGGAGCGGGCCGAGGCGGTCCGCCGCGCCGCGCAGCTGCACCGCGATCGCCGCGACGACCTCGCCGCCATCGCCGTGCGCGAGATGGGCAAGCCCCTGGAGGCCGCGCTCGGAGAGGTCGACTTCGCCGCCGACATCATCGAGTACTACGCCGACAACGCCGAGGCGATCACGGGCGACCAGCCGATCGACATCCTCGGCGAGGGGAGCGCGGTCATCCGCCGCTCGTCGCTCGGCGTGCTGTTCGGGATCATGCCGTGGAACTTCCCGACCTACCAGGTCGCGCGGTTCGCGGGCCCGAACCTGATCGTCGGCAACACGATCATCCTGAAGCACGCGCCGCAGTGCCCCGAGTCCGCGGCCGCCATCGAGCAGATCTTCCGCGACGCGGGTCTGCCCGAGGGTGCGTATGTGAACGTGTACGCCACGAACGAGCAGTCGGCGACGATCATCGCCGACCCGCGCGTGCAGGGCGTCTCGGTCACGGGCTCGGAGCGCGCGGGTTCCGCCGTCGCCGCGCTGGCCGGGCAGCACCTCAAGAAGGTCGCGCTCGAGCTCGGCGGGTCGGACCCGTTCATCGTGCTCTCGGCGGACGACCTCGACCAGGTCGTGCAGGCCGCCGTGGACGCGCGCCTCGACAACAACGGCCAGGCGTGCAACGGCGCCAAGCGCTTCATCGTCGTGGACGGGCTGTACGAGGAGTTCCTCACGAAGTTCGCCGCCGCGATGGACGCCGCCAAGGTGGGCCACCCTCTCGAAGAGGACACCGTGCTCGGGCCGCTGTCGTCGCTCGCCGCCGCGGAGCGCCTGCAGGAGCAGGTCGACCGCGCCGTCGAGCAGGGCGCCCGCCTGGTCGTCGGCGGCACGCGCGACGGCGCGTACTTCCCCGGCACCGTGCTCACCGACGTGACGCCCGAGATGGACGTCTACCGCGAGGAGCTGTTCGGCCCCGCCGGCGTCGTCTACCGCGTCGCCGACGAGGAGGAGGCCGTGCGCCTCGCCAACGACACCCCGTTCGGCCTCGGCTCGTACGTCTTCACGACGGACGCGGAGCAGGCGCAGCGCGTGGCCGATCGCATCGAGGCCGGCATGGTCTACGTCAACGTCGTCCTCGCCGACAGCCCCGAGCTGCCCTTCGGCGGCGTCAAGCGCAGCGGCACCTCCCGCGAGCTCGGCCTGCTGGCCGCCGACGAGTTCGTCAACAAGAAGCTCATCCGCATCGGCTGA
- a CDS encoding amidase: protein MFDVVEASIADLQRALADGRTTAVELVTSYLARIDAYDAADTATALNAVVVRNPDALAEAEASDARRAGGNALGPLDGIPYTAKDSYLVRGLTAASGSPAFADLVAQRDAFTIERLRGAGAICLGLTNMPPMANGGMQRGLYGRAESPYSAEYLTSAFASGSSNGSGTATAASFAAFGLGEETWSSGRAPASCNALCAYTPSRGVISVRGNWPLVPTMDVVVPHTRTMADLLAVLDVVVADDDEPRGDFWRVQPWVEIPAATAIRPASYPALAEGASLQGKRLGVPRMYINADPEAGTAEAPGIGGPTGQRVETRDSVIALWQAARADLEAAGATVVEVDFPLVSNYEGDRPGAPTIFTRGLVMPEYLQREILDLSAWAWDDFLRANGDPAIPSLDVVDGARIFPQPEGALPDRYTGFDDDIAAYPAQVREHPVTDIAEIPELADGVRGLEETRRVDLEQWMDELGLDAVIFPAMADVGPADMDVNSTSADLGWRNGVWVANGNLAIRHLGVPTVTVPMGTMSDIGMPVGLTFAGRAYDDAALLGLGAAFEATGVRRTVPPRTPAL, encoded by the coding sequence ATGTTCGACGTGGTCGAGGCGTCGATCGCCGATCTGCAGCGGGCGCTGGCGGATGGCCGCACGACGGCCGTCGAGCTGGTCACGTCGTACCTCGCGCGCATCGATGCGTACGACGCCGCGGACACCGCGACCGCGCTCAACGCGGTCGTGGTGCGGAACCCCGACGCCCTCGCGGAGGCTGAGGCATCCGACGCACGCCGCGCCGGCGGCAACGCCCTCGGCCCGCTCGACGGCATCCCCTACACCGCGAAGGACAGCTACCTGGTGCGCGGGCTGACAGCCGCGTCCGGCAGCCCCGCGTTCGCCGACCTCGTCGCCCAGCGCGACGCCTTCACGATCGAGCGGCTGCGGGGCGCGGGGGCCATCTGCCTCGGCCTCACGAACATGCCGCCCATGGCCAACGGCGGCATGCAGCGCGGCCTCTACGGTCGGGCGGAGAGCCCCTACAGCGCCGAGTACCTGACGTCGGCGTTCGCGTCCGGCTCGTCGAACGGCTCGGGCACCGCCACGGCTGCGAGCTTCGCCGCGTTCGGGCTCGGCGAGGAGACGTGGTCGAGCGGGCGTGCGCCGGCGTCGTGCAACGCGCTGTGCGCGTACACGCCCTCGCGCGGCGTGATCTCCGTGCGCGGCAACTGGCCGCTCGTCCCCACCATGGACGTCGTCGTCCCGCACACCCGCACCATGGCCGACCTCCTCGCCGTGCTCGATGTCGTCGTGGCAGACGACGATGAGCCGCGCGGAGACTTCTGGCGCGTGCAGCCGTGGGTCGAGATCCCCGCGGCCACCGCCATCCGCCCCGCCTCGTACCCCGCGCTCGCCGAGGGCGCGTCGCTGCAGGGCAAGCGCCTGGGCGTGCCGCGCATGTACATCAACGCCGACCCCGAGGCCGGCACGGCCGAGGCTCCCGGCATCGGCGGGCCGACCGGGCAGCGCGTCGAGACGCGCGACTCGGTCATCGCCCTGTGGCAGGCCGCCCGCGCAGACCTCGAGGCGGCCGGCGCGACCGTCGTCGAGGTCGACTTCCCGCTCGTGTCGAACTACGAGGGCGACCGGCCCGGCGCACCGACGATCTTCACGCGCGGGCTCGTCATGCCGGAGTACCTGCAGCGCGAGATCCTCGACCTCTCGGCCTGGGCGTGGGACGACTTCCTGCGCGCGAACGGGGATCCGGCCATCCCCTCGCTCGACGTGGTCGACGGCGCGCGGATCTTCCCGCAGCCCGAGGGCGCGCTTCCCGACCGGTACACGGGCTTCGACGACGACATCGCGGCGTATCCCGCGCAGGTGCGCGAGCACCCGGTGACGGACATCGCCGAGATCCCCGAGCTCGCGGATGGCGTGCGCGGGCTGGAGGAGACCCGTCGCGTCGATCTCGAGCAGTGGATGGACGAGCTCGGCCTCGACGCCGTGATCTTCCCCGCGATGGCCGACGTCGGGCCGGCAGACATGGACGTCAACTCCACCTCCGCAGACCTCGGCTGGCGGAACGGCGTGTGGGTCGCGAACGGCAACCTGGCGATCCGGCACCTCGGCGTGCCGACGGTGACCGTGCCGATGGGGACGATGTCCGACATCGGCATGCCGGTCGGGCTCACGTTCGCCGGCCGCGCGTACGACGACGCCGCCCTGCTCGGCCTCGGCGCGGCGTTCGAGGCGACCGGCGTGCGTCGCACGGTGCCGCCCCGCACGCCCGCGCTGTAG